From a region of the Raphanus sativus cultivar WK10039 unplaced genomic scaffold, ASM80110v3 Scaffold2792, whole genome shotgun sequence genome:
- the LOC108821649 gene encoding putative defensin-like protein 227: protein MRSATLHMVSCVLMFLILHNTKELEAGVVCDFTDQLPGKCGNDGRNNCVNALQKKALFPEKKIRCECFDHPTVILGRKKHICKCRQDC from the exons ATGAGATCTGCTACTTTGCATATGGTTTCGTGTGTTCTGATGTTCCTTATTCTACACAATACGAAAG aGTTGGAAGCTGGGGTTGTGTGTGACTTTACAGATCAATTACCCGGAAAATGTGGCAACGACGGACGCAATAACTGCGTAAACGCCCTGCAAAAGAAAGCACtatttccagaaaaaaaaatacgttGCGAATGTTTTGATCATCCCACTGTCATCTTGGGTCGGAAGAAACACATATGCAAATGTCGACAAGATTGCTAA
- the LOC108821289 gene encoding ribonuclease 3-like — protein MGPKGWFILKLLMFQGLFISYSQDQEDFDFFYLVLQWPGAYCDTKRSCCYPTSGKPAADFGIHGLWPNYNDGSYPSNCDPDSKFDKSQITDLVSSLKKTWPTLACPSNEGFKFWTHEWEKHGTCSQSAMDQHDYFENALKLRDRANLLEALTNSGIKPDDKFYDLEKIKNAITDAIGFTPGIECNKDPERNDQLHQIYICVDTSGTEFIECPIFPRGRCPSKLQFAKF, from the exons atgggacCAAAGGGCTGGTTTATCCTCAAGCTTTTGATGTTTCAGGGTCTTTTCATTTCATATTCCCAAGACCAAGAAGACTTTGATTTCTTCTACTTAGTTCTTCAG TGGCCAGGAGCCTATTGTGATACAAAACGTAGTTGTTGCTATCCAACATCAGGTAAACCTGCGGCAGATTTTGGCATCCACGGTCTTTGGCCTAATTACAATGATGGTTCATATCCATCAAACTGTGATCCCGACAGTAAATTTGATAAATCTCAG ATAACGGATCTGGTAAGTAGTTTGAAAAAGACGTGGCCAACATTAGCGTGTCCGAGCAACGAAGGGTTCAAGTTTTGGACGCACGAGTGGGAAAAACATGGTACATGTTCTCAATCAGCAATGGACCAGCATGACTACTTCGAAAATGCTCTTAAACTCAGAGACAGAGCCAATCTCCTTGAAGCCCTCACAAACTCCG GAATCAAACCAGATGATAAATTCTATGATCTTGAAAAGATCAAAAACGCGATAACAGATGCGATTGGGTTTACTCCAGGGATTGAATGTAACAAAGATCCCGAGCGCAACGACCAGCTTCACCAAATCTACATCTGCGTCGATACATCAGGAACTGAGTTTATTGAATGTCCAATTTTCCCTAGAGGAAGATGTCCGTCTAAACTCCAGTTTGCGAAGTTTTAA